The DNA region tttttcttgtctgtttgtttggttttcttttaGCAAGGAATTGAAACTGATCAGAAAACCCTAAATCCAAccaaacttttttcatttttactaaatttaataaacaaaaaaaaaaaaatgtgccTTTGCTCATATTTGTTTTGGCTTTATAATGTGTGGCAGAGTTAAATTTATACAACTTTAGTGGGCATAAAAAATTCTCCTCTCTCATATTGAACTGTTTGGGGCCTCTTTCAACTATAAATTTGCAGCCAATCCTTCACTTCTCTTTCGTGCCAACTCTTTTCTACTTTCTTCTTTCCCATTCTCTTCATCTCAGTCTACTTATTTTCGTTTACAAAGAAGCTAAATTCATGGGTTTTTTTTGAACCCTTGTTTAGTTTCcaagttttattgtatttttacaTTCTAACTCCCCTGTTCTCCCCTGTTTCTCTCTGTTCCACGAAATAgaaagcaattttttttctctttggatAACAAAAATGTCCTCCTTAAGTTTCTGTCAAGGGTTACAATCATGTCTTGAGCCTTGCTTCAAAGAACCACGTGTTTTGGGGCTCAATTTGGCTCCAAGAAATTCCATTTTTTCTCGATCAGATTCTCCACctaattcttcttctttcattcCAATTGACACCCTCAAAAATGAGTCCCACACTGAAGATAACAACGCCTACATCCCAGCAAATACAAACAGCCATGATTGTGACCTGAGTGAAGAAATTGTTGACTTAGGCGGCTGGAGTTTCCTCCAGTGTATCAACAATGTTTCTTCTAATCCTGAGACTGACAAAGTTTATGTTCATCCTCTTGTCAAACTTTCGGCTTTATCTCTTAGTTCAAAGAGTCTCGAAATGTGCACTGAGAGTCTGTGCAGCGAGACAGGTAGTGATCAAATTAGTCAAAACGGTGATGATATTTCCATGTTTTTAACAGAAGCAGAACCTGAGATTTGCATTTCAAAAGAAGAACCTCCAAAACTGCCTCAGAGTTTAAGCTTTGAGAGGAAAAGAACTAATCGTTGTGTCAGTTTTCCTCCTCCTCTGACATCTGTGTCTGGGTTTCAAGTGAGGCCTCATCGTGAAGGAGGGCGTCTAGTTTTAGAAGCCGTCGCCGTCTCTTCTTCTCACACTTATTTTCATGCAGAACGCAGAGCTGGAAGGCTCAGGCTCAGCTTGATAAGAGACAAATtagatgaagaggaagaagaagaagaagaagatttcgGCGAGGAAGAAGTTGACGATGAAGAAGAACACTATGATTatgaagaagcagaagaagctGACCTGTGTGAGGACATcgaagaaaacaataaaaagattaaGGATGAAAATGGAGGTGAAAATCTACGGAGGCCTAGCGGATGCAAGGAAGACGAACGTGGAAACAAAGGGTTGCTGACTTGGGAGCCATATTGGGTGGCTACTTGAACTCTCAAAGCTACCCTATGGCTCTCTCTCCTTCATCACCAAATGGAGCTGCTCATTGcccattttagtttttttttttcctctctttttttttttaaataattttagccTAGGAGATTCCGTACCATGAATTTCCTAAAAATATGTTAATGGTAGTTATTATAGTTATTGGACTTGGTCCTGTTTCTCTCCCTCAGCTCCTTTTTCTTCCGTGCTGTGCATGTgctt from Mangifera indica cultivar Alphonso chromosome 8, CATAS_Mindica_2.1, whole genome shotgun sequence includes:
- the LOC123224330 gene encoding protein FANTASTIC FOUR 2-like, which produces MSSLSFCQGLQSCLEPCFKEPRVLGLNLAPRNSIFSRSDSPPNSSSFIPIDTLKNESHTEDNNAYIPANTNSHDCDLSEEIVDLGGWSFLQCINNVSSNPETDKVYVHPLVKLSALSLSSKSLEMCTESLCSETGSDQISQNGDDISMFLTEAEPEICISKEEPPKLPQSLSFERKRTNRCVSFPPPLTSVSGFQVRPHREGGRLVLEAVAVSSSHTYFHAERRAGRLRLSLIRDKLDEEEEEEEEDFGEEEVDDEEEHYDYEEAEEADLCEDIEENNKKIKDENGGENLRRPSGCKEDERGNKGLLTWEPYWVAT